A stretch of Elgaria multicarinata webbii isolate HBS135686 ecotype San Diego chromosome 5, rElgMul1.1.pri, whole genome shotgun sequence DNA encodes these proteins:
- the RNF121 gene encoding E3 ubiquitin ligase RNF121, translated as MAAVVEVEVGAPMEHDLDEVDLSQLGPEERWRVEHARMHAKHRGHEAMHAEMVLILIATLVVAQLLLVQWKQRHPRSYNMVTLFQMWVVPLYFTVKLHWWRFLVIWVFFSAVTAFVTFRATRKPLVQTTPRLVYKWFLLIYKISYATGIVGYMAVMFTLFGLNLLFRIKPEDGMDFGISLLFYGLYYGVLERDFAEMCADYMASTIGFYSASGMPTKHLSDSVCAVCGQQIFVDVNEEGIIENTYRLSCNHVFHEFCIRGWCIVGKKQTCPYCKEKVDLKRMFSNPWERPHVMYGQLLDWLRYLVAWQPVIIGLVQGINYILGLE; from the exons ATGGCGGCGGTGGTGGAGGTGGAAGTGGGGGCCCCGATGGAGCACGACCTGGACGAG GTTGATCTATCCCAGTTGGGTCCAGAGGAGAGATGGAG GGTCGAGCACGCTCGGATGCACGCCAAGCACCGTGGCCACGAGGCCATGCACGCCGAGATGGTCCTGATCCTGATCGCCACGCTGGTGGTGGCCCAGCTCCTCCTGGTACAGTGGAAGCAGAGGCACCCCCGCTCCTACAAC ATGGTGACCCTTTTCCAGATGTGGGTCGTCCCCCTCTACTTCACGGTCAAGCTGCACTGGTGGAGATTCCTGGTGATCTGGGTTTTCTTCTCAGCCGTGACGGCTTTTGTCACGTTCAGAGCCACACGCAAACCGCTTGTCCAGACAACCCCCAG GTTGGTTTACAAGTGGTTTCTGCTAATATACAAGATCAGCTATGCCACAGGAATCGTTGGGTACATGGCCGTCATGTTCACACTCTTTGGACTTAACTTATTGTTCAG aATCAAGCCAGAAGACGGAATGGATTTTGGGATTTCTCTCCTGTTCTACGGCCTCTATTACGGAGTCCTGGAGCGTGACTTTGCTGAGATGTGTGCCGATTACATGGCTTCTACGATAGGG TTTTACAGCGCCTCAGGAATGCCAACGAAGCACCTGTCGGACAGCGTCTGCGCAGTGTGTGGCCAGCAGATCTTTGTGGATGTCAATGAAGAAGGCATCATAGAGAACACCTACAGGCTGTCCTGCAATCATGT CTTCCACGAGTTCTGCATCCGGGGCTGGTGCATCGTCGGGAAGAAGCAGACCTGCCCCTATTGCAAGGAGAAGGTGGACCTGAAGCGGATGTTCAGCAACCC CTGGGAGCGGCCCCACGTCATGTACGGGCAGCTGCTGGACTGGCTGCGCTACCTCGTGGCCTGGCAGCCGGTCATCATCGGGCTGGTTCAAGGCATCAACTACATCCTGGGACTGGAGTAA